The Aeromicrobium yanjiei DNA segment GGTCGACCGCGACATCAGGCGACGCGGCCGTCGGGCCCGACGCGCGATCGGTCTCACTGCTGCGAGTGTGCTGGTCGTCGGCGTGGGCGGCTATGCGCTCTCGTCGATCGACCTGCAGGGGTCCTCGTCCAGCTCTGAGGCCTCCTCCAGCTCCGAGTCCTCATCGTCGCTCGACAGCGAGGGCTCCGACGCCGCGGGCGGCAGGGCGGATGCGCGGACCAACAAGCGTCTCGGCGGGACCACCAACCGGGCTGTGCCCGACGCGGACCGACAGGTCGTGACCACGGGCTCGGTCTCGGTGACGGTCACCCGTCCTCGTCAGGTCGCGGCGCGGCTCAGCACGTACGTCGAGGGGATCGGCGGGCGGGTCGACGACCGGAGCGAGAGCGGAGACGGCCAGGACGCCACGGCGACCCTCCGCGTCCGCGTGCCGGCCACGAAGGTCGCCGCCACGATCGCCCGTCTGGAGGAGCAGGGCACCGTCGAGGACGTCTCGCTCGAGAACCAGGACGTCACCTCGGTCTCGCAGGACCTCGACGCACGGATCGACGCACTGGAGATCTCGGTCGATCGCCTGGAGTCGATCCTCGGCGCGAGCGAGACCAGCAAGGAGGTCATCTCAGCCGAGTCGGCCCTGACGAAGCGGCAGGAGCAGCTGGAGAGCCTGCAGTCGCAACGACGCTCACTGGCCGGGCAGGTCGAGCTGTCGACCATCACGATCGACCTCGCGCAGGAGCCGCGGGTCGACTCGGTCGAGCCCGGCGGATTCTCCGGCGGTCTGCGGGACGGCTGGAACGGCCTCGTCACGACGGTCAACGCCGTCGTCGAGGTCGCAGGCCGCTTGCTCCCCTGGGCCGCCGTCGCGGTCGTGGTCGCTGGCGCGGTCCGGCTCGTCACCCGGCGCCGGGCGCACGGCTGAGGCAGGCCCTTCCGGCCGGGCCACTGGACCCTTCCCAGGCCCGGCACACAGGCGTTCCATGGAACCGGCGCCGTGCCGGCCCGAAGGCCGCGACGGTGGAGGCCCCCCGGCTGCCCGGCGCAGGGCACCCTTCCGAGGAACGGAGAGACGCATGAGCATCCTGAACGAGACCGCATCCCTCGCCAATGGCGTCCAGATCCCCAAGCTGGGGCTCGGCACGTGGTTCATCGACGATGCGGTGGCCGCCGACGCCGTCCGTGCCGCGATCGAGATCGGGTACCGCAACATCGACACCGCCCAGGCCTACGGCAACGAGCGCGGCGTCGGCGAGGGCGTCCGCACCAGCGGCGTCCCCCGCGATGAGCTGTTCGTGTCGACCAAGCTCGCTGCCGAGATCAAGGACCACGACGGTGCCGTGACCGCCATCGAGGGATCGCTGGACACGCTGGGTCTTGGCCACATCGATCTGATGCTCATCCACGCGCCCCAGCCGTGGGCCGACTTCCGCGGCGGCGACTACGCCGACGGCAACCTCCAGGCATGGAAGGCGCTGGAGGTGGCACACGCGGCGGGCCGGATCAGGGCGATCGGGGTGTCGAACTTCCTGCAGGCCGATCTGGAGAACATCCTGACCCGCGGCACGGTCGTCCCACACGTGAACCAGATCCTCGTGCACCCCGGCAACACCCCGACCGAGCTGATCCAGTACTGCCGGAGCAGGGACATCCTCGTGGAGGCGTACTCGCCGATCGCGCACGGCGAGATCCTGCGCAACCCCGCCGTCGCAGCGATTGCCGAGCGGTACGGGGTGTCGGTGCCGCAGCTGTGCATCCGGTACACGATCCAGCTCGGGACCGTCTCGCTGCCGAAGACCGCGAATCCCGATCACATGCGCAGCAACGCCCAGATCGACTTCACGATCAGCGACGAGGACATGAGCGCTCTGCGCGACCTCGACGCCAGGGACTACGGCAAGCTCGCCGCTTTCCCTGTCTACAGCGGCAAGTGAGTCGCAGACCGCTGACCGAGGTCAGTCGCACCCCATCGGTCCGACCAGCCGAACCGACTCGCCTTCGTAGTTCAGCACGAGTCGCCCGTCGGACTTGGTCACGGTTCCGTCGTAGGTGCCGACGGGGACGTCCGTCTCCGGGCCGAGGTCTTTCCTCGGTGTCGTGTAGAGACCGCCGTCGACGTCGAGCGTCCCCACGATGTTCACGTCGAGTCCGGGTTTGGTCACGACCAGGACTGAGACGTCTTGCTTCGCTCCCTCAGCCATCGGCTTCGACGTGAAGCAGGGCTCGGACTCGGTGATTCCGCAACCTCCGAGGAGCGTTGCTGTGGCGGCGCCCAGGAGTAGCAGCCTGACCCCGTTCCGGTGACGGTGAGGCGAGTCGTGCATGTGGACCTCCCGGGTCGTCGGCGGACGTCGATTCCAGCGTCAGATGAGGGACGGTGGCGATCCAGGGGTGGCCGTCGTGTGTCTCCCGACAAGATGAAGAAGGCCCGACCGGTGACGGTCGGGCCTCTTCCACTGGTGGAGCATAGGAGATTCGAACTCCTGACCTCTTCGATGCGAACGAAGCGCGCTACCAACTGCGCCAATGCCCCAGTGCTGGTCCTTCACGCACCCAACGAGCGAGTGCTCCGCAACTTTATCAGGCCCGTCAGTGGCCCACCGCGCGGCGTTCCTCTCCCGTGTCATCTGCCCGCTTCGGCAGCTCCACCTCCTCGCCCTCGATGTGGCCCGAGGTCCACGTGTTGGGCTGCGAGAAGTCGATCGTGCGGACCGTGCGGCCGGCGCGGGGCTTGGTGACGTAGGTCGGCAGGGTGACCGGCAGCGGGTCCCAGAGGGCCTCGCCGGAGGAGGAGACCGACGGCACCGCGATGACGATCTGGTCGTCGAGCGCATCCGCCTCGAGGTCGACGACCTCCATCTCGTGCTTGCGGCCCGGGTCGATGTCCTCGAACAGGCCCGAGACGATGACCGTCTCCTCCTCGTCGGGGCTGAGCCGGGGCGTGACCTTGGCGGCGGTCTTGCTCTTGGTCCTGGCGCTCGGTGCAGCGTCCGACGTCGCCACGCCCGTGCGGGGCTTCTTCTCGCGCACGATGCCCAGCTCGCCGCGCACCTGGATGCGGCAGGCCACGAGCCAGGCGGCGACGAGTGCGACGGGGGCGGCGATCGCGAGGGTCGGCAGGACTCCCGTGACGGCCAGGACGGCCACGACGGCGGTCAGGCCGAGCAGGGTCAGCAGGGTGCGCCGGCGGCGGCGGGCGGCCAGCCTCGCGGCGGGACGATCGAGGTCGCGCTTGGGGGCGGCGGGCGCACGAACGGACGCGGCGGGAGCCGCAGGTGCGGCCGCTTGCGTGGCCGCGGACGGCTTGGTGACGACGCGGCTGAGCGTCCCGGTCGTCTCGACCGACTCGTTCTTGGTGGCGTCGTCGTAGCGGCGCAGGGCGAGCGGGATGAAGTACGCCGCCCAGACAACGACGACGAACGCGATGATCAACCCGCTGCTAGGACCCACGGTCAAAACCCTAGGCCGTCGCGACCCCGATCGTCCGCACCCGCCGCGTGTGTCGCGGGAGAAGTCTGTGACGGGTGTGGCGGGCGGGACCGGGCGAGACGGGTCAGGACCCGCCGGGCTCCTGTCCGGGTGCCTGGACCCGGGCCATCAAGCCACCGGGGACGTCCTCGGCGAGGATCTGGAAGATCCGGTGGTCGCGCCACTCCCCCGCGATGTGCAGGAACCGACGCGCCACCCCGATCTCGGTGAAGCCGAGCTTCTCCACGACCCGCAGACTTGCTGCGTTCTCGGGGCGGATCGCGATCTCGACGCGGTGCAGCCCGACCGTGGTGAGCAGGTGGTCGCACACCAGCGCGACCGCGATGGGCGTGATCCCGCGACCTGCGTGGCTGCGAGAGACCCAGTAGCCCATGTTGGCCCAGCGGGCCGATCCCCACGTGATCCCGTTGACCGTCAGCATGCCGACCAGCTCGCCGTCCCAGGTCAGGGCGAACGGCATCGTGTGCCCGAGCCGCGCGCGACGTCGCAGCGTGCTGATCATGCCCACGTACGAGCTGGCGGGGCTCCCGGCCTCGCGGGGCAGTGTGGCCTCCCACGGGCCGAGCCAGTCGGCGTTGTCGGCGCGAAGCCGGGCCCAGGCGCGGGCGTCACGGCGGCGCACCGGACGTACGCCCACCGAGCCGTGCTGCAGCTCGACGGGCCAGCCGGGGCTCAGGAGTCGCTCCGCGGGTGATCGCCGCCGTGCAGCTGGTCGACGGCGTGCGGCAGGATCTCGGCCAGCACCG contains these protein-coding regions:
- a CDS encoding DUF4349 domain-containing protein; protein product: MTSPGLNDDRIEAMRGSVMTAVDRDIRRRGRRARRAIGLTAASVLVVGVGGYALSSIDLQGSSSSSEASSSSESSSSLDSEGSDAAGGRADARTNKRLGGTTNRAVPDADRQVVTTGSVSVTVTRPRQVAARLSTYVEGIGGRVDDRSESGDGQDATATLRVRVPATKVAATIARLEEQGTVEDVSLENQDVTSVSQDLDARIDALEISVDRLESILGASETSKEVISAESALTKRQEQLESLQSQRRSLAGQVELSTITIDLAQEPRVDSVEPGGFSGGLRDGWNGLVTTVNAVVEVAGRLLPWAAVAVVVAGAVRLVTRRRAHG
- a CDS encoding aldo/keto reductase; the protein is MSILNETASLANGVQIPKLGLGTWFIDDAVAADAVRAAIEIGYRNIDTAQAYGNERGVGEGVRTSGVPRDELFVSTKLAAEIKDHDGAVTAIEGSLDTLGLGHIDLMLIHAPQPWADFRGGDYADGNLQAWKALEVAHAAGRIRAIGVSNFLQADLENILTRGTVVPHVNQILVHPGNTPTELIQYCRSRDILVEAYSPIAHGEILRNPAVAAIAERYGVSVPQLCIRYTIQLGTVSLPKTANPDHMRSNAQIDFTISDEDMSALRDLDARDYGKLAAFPVYSGK
- a CDS encoding GNAT family N-acetyltransferase, whose protein sequence is MGVRPVRRRDARAWARLRADNADWLGPWEATLPREAGSPASSYVGMISTLRRRARLGHTMPFALTWDGELVGMLTVNGITWGSARWANMGYWVSRSHAGRGITPIAVALVCDHLLTTVGLHRVEIAIRPENAASLRVVEKLGFTEIGVARRFLHIAGEWRDHRIFQILAEDVPGGLMARVQAPGQEPGGS